One bacterium DNA segment encodes these proteins:
- a CDS encoding UDP-N-acetylglucosamine transferase subunit ALG14 translates to MKILAVASGGGHWIELLRLRPAFGDHSVHYVTVQEEYREDVRGSGFSVVRDATQWQRVALVIQALQIVWVVLRVRPDVVISTGAAPGFFALRLGRLLGARTIWLDSLANVDVLSRSGQMAGAHADLWLTQWPELAAESGPVYHGKVI, encoded by the coding sequence GTGAAGATTCTCGCGGTCGCGAGCGGCGGCGGTCACTGGATCGAGCTGCTGCGCCTTCGGCCCGCCTTCGGCGACCACAGCGTCCACTACGTGACGGTGCAGGAAGAGTATCGCGAAGACGTGCGCGGCTCGGGCTTCAGCGTGGTGCGCGACGCGACGCAGTGGCAGCGCGTGGCCCTCGTGATCCAGGCGCTCCAGATCGTGTGGGTCGTCCTGCGCGTTCGTCCCGACGTCGTGATCTCCACCGGCGCCGCGCCGGGATTCTTCGCCCTGCGACTCGGTCGTCTCCTGGGCGCGCGCACGATCTGGCTCGATAGTCTGGCGAACGTCGACGTGCTCTCCCGCTCGGGCCAGATGGCCGGGGCGCACGCGGACCTCTGGCTGACGCAATGGCCCGAACTGGCCGCCGAGTCGGGACCGGTCTACCACGGAAAGGTCATATGA
- a CDS encoding class I SAM-dependent methyltransferase, with protein MSEEGDAPEAGALEIEDILDRLRCPKTGTALRRDGDFLRSAGGASGDAASYPIVDGVPDLRTPPERLTVDLPWYEPWADLETLSLEPPPAHSAPDLPYHLDAQLASVPGDEGDGRWILEVGCGQRQCEAYFARRGFNYVGTDVDHRGRGPHLLSDAHNLPFDSGSFDLYTSMAVYEHLVSPLQAALEAHRILRPGGVFFGTAAFVYGFHDLASFHHMTHGGLLWTFHMAGFEVERIWPDWLYTESIPEMAFGEGPGTPWRMTASALLRVLDWTFVTASRAMRPLAGKPPLDLAARRAERAGSLSFIARKRVD; from the coding sequence ATGTCGGAAGAAGGGGACGCGCCGGAGGCGGGTGCGCTCGAGATCGAGGACATTCTGGATCGGCTTCGATGCCCGAAGACCGGAACGGCGCTCCGACGAGACGGCGACTTCCTTCGCAGCGCCGGAGGGGCCTCCGGAGACGCGGCGTCCTATCCGATCGTCGATGGGGTGCCGGATCTCCGTACGCCACCGGAGCGATTGACCGTCGATCTGCCCTGGTACGAGCCGTGGGCCGACCTCGAGACGCTGAGCCTCGAGCCGCCGCCCGCGCACTCGGCGCCGGATCTTCCTTATCACCTGGACGCGCAGCTGGCTTCGGTGCCGGGAGACGAAGGCGATGGCCGCTGGATCCTCGAGGTCGGCTGTGGGCAGCGTCAATGCGAGGCCTACTTCGCGCGGCGGGGCTTCAACTACGTCGGAACCGACGTCGACCATCGCGGTCGCGGGCCGCATCTCCTGTCGGACGCACACAATCTGCCCTTCGATTCCGGCTCCTTCGATCTCTACACGTCGATGGCGGTCTACGAACACCTCGTCTCGCCGCTCCAGGCGGCGCTCGAAGCCCATCGCATCCTTCGACCGGGTGGTGTCTTCTTCGGCACGGCGGCGTTCGTCTACGGGTTTCACGACCTCGCGAGCTTCCACCACATGACCCATGGCGGCTTGCTCTGGACGTTCCACATGGCGGGCTTCGAGGTCGAGCGGATCTGGCCCGACTGGCTCTACACCGAGTCGATCCCCGAGATGGCCTTCGGAGAGGGGCCGGGGACGCCGTGGCGGATGACCGCAAGTGCGCTGCTCCGGGTCCTCGACTGGACCTTCGTGACCGCTTCGCGCGCGATGCGGCCGCTGGCGGGGAAGCCGCCGCTGGACCTCGCCGCGCGTCGTGCGGAGCGGGCGGGCTCGCTGTCGTTCATCGCACGCAAGCGAGTCGACTGA
- a CDS encoding glucuronosyltransferase, protein MIFVTVGHQMPFDRMLQLIDRWSIDHGRDDLFAQVGESTFRSAQFECRPWLSPDEYRERLEGASAIISHAGTGTIIQGLLLGKPMLVLPRLAKNDETRNDHQVGTARYFESRGLLMAAYDDVGFAAALEDFESFRPREELGDYASDSLIEKISSFISAEPRPKD, encoded by the coding sequence ATGATCTTCGTCACCGTCGGCCACCAGATGCCGTTCGATCGGATGCTGCAACTGATCGATCGCTGGAGCATCGATCACGGGCGGGACGATCTCTTCGCGCAGGTGGGCGAGTCCACGTTTCGCTCGGCCCAGTTCGAGTGTCGACCCTGGCTGTCCCCCGACGAGTACCGGGAGCGACTCGAGGGCGCGAGTGCGATCATCTCCCATGCCGGCACCGGCACGATCATCCAGGGACTGTTGCTCGGTAAACCCATGCTCGTGCTGCCCCGACTCGCGAAGAACGACGAGACGCGAAACGACCACCAGGTCGGCACGGCGCGCTACTTCGAGTCGCGAGGGCTGCTGATGGCGGCGTACGACGACGTTGGTTTCGCCGCGGCGCTCGAGGACTTCGAGTCGTTCCGTCCTCGGGAGGAGCTCGGCGACTACGCGTCGGACAGTCTGATCGAGAAGATCTCCAGCTTCATCTCGGCCGAGCCGCGTCCGAAAGACTAG